CGTTCTGGTTGTGGCCCAGCCGTGGCAGTTCCCGGTGATGGGCCAGCGGCAGCGCGGCGGCGGTGGCCGCGGCGGCGGTCTTGACGCTCGCCGCGCTGTCGGTGCCGGCCAGCACCAGCACGGGCACGGTGAGTTCGGCCCAGTCGGCGGGCCGCAGTGCCTCACCCCGGGTATAGGGGCCGATCACCGCCCAGTCGTGGGCGGTCGAGGTCGCCAGGTTCTTCATCGTGCGCCAGTAGGGGGTCAGGCGCATGGTGGTGACCATCGTCCACGGCACGCCCATCACCTTGCGCAGGTAGTAGGCGGCGGCCTTGCCGGTCTTGCCCTCGGCCAGCAGCTGCTCCAGGCGCGTGCCCGCGTCCTGCGGCGGCACGTGCCCGGTGCGGTCGACGACGAACGGCGGTTCGAACGCGACCACCCGGGTGAGGCCGGGAATCCGGCCGGAGGCGGCCGCCCGCAGGGCCAGCACCGCACCCGCCGACCACCCGAACAGCGCCGCCGCGCCGCCCGCCG
This sequence is a window from Nocardia farcinica. Protein-coding genes within it:
- a CDS encoding alpha/beta hydrolase, whose product is MHTVTSADGTAIAYEQIGAGTAGTVILVGGALEDRRSPKLTDLAAALAALDLTVLVYDRRGRGDSGDTPSVYQAGHEIDDLAALVAAAGGAAALFGWSAGAVLALRAAASGRIPGLTRVVAFEPPFVVDRTGHVPPQDAGTRLEQLLAEGKTGKAAAYYLRKVMGVPWTMVTTMRLTPYWRTMKNLATSTAHDWAVIGPYTRGEALRPADWAELTVPVLVLAGTDSAASVKTAAAATAAALPLAHHRELPRLGHNQNVELIAAPTADFLTGKGAI